The following are from one region of the Marinomonas sp. CT5 genome:
- a CDS encoding DUF808 domain-containing protein has product MAMTGLLALLDDITTLLDDVAVFSKIAAKKTAGVLGDDLALNAEQVSGVKADRELPVVWAVAKGSFINKLILVPLALAISAFIPWLIQPLLMAGGLYLCFEGAEKVLHAFSDNHEEKEALRKNVKQATSAKELVALEKRKVKGAIRTDFVLSAEIIVIALGTVTGQTLLTQAIVVSLIAFLVTVGVYFLVGLIVRLDDIGLYLTQSKTTLIKQLGRFILRGAPILIRLLTIVGTIAMFLVGGGIFVHGLPALHHVADIAVSGDIAQLPLMTSLINTGISFSVGFILGCAAVGVASLFEKMKGNRQK; this is encoded by the coding sequence ATGGCAATGACAGGTTTATTAGCACTTCTGGATGACATCACCACACTATTAGACGATGTTGCCGTTTTTTCTAAAATAGCCGCCAAAAAAACCGCTGGCGTACTGGGAGATGACCTTGCTTTGAACGCAGAGCAAGTGTCTGGTGTAAAAGCAGATCGAGAGTTACCCGTGGTCTGGGCCGTAGCAAAAGGCTCTTTTATCAATAAATTGATCCTAGTGCCCCTTGCTCTCGCCATCAGCGCTTTTATACCTTGGCTGATTCAACCTCTCCTAATGGCCGGGGGGTTGTATTTATGTTTCGAAGGGGCCGAAAAAGTTCTTCACGCTTTTAGCGATAATCACGAAGAAAAAGAAGCGTTACGCAAGAACGTCAAACAAGCCACATCAGCCAAAGAGCTCGTTGCGCTAGAAAAAAGAAAAGTAAAAGGTGCCATTCGGACCGACTTCGTCTTATCTGCTGAGATTATTGTTATTGCCCTTGGCACGGTAACCGGACAAACCTTATTAACCCAAGCCATCGTTGTCAGCTTAATCGCTTTTCTTGTGACCGTCGGCGTGTATTTCTTAGTGGGTTTAATCGTACGACTTGATGATATTGGCTTGTACCTAACTCAATCCAAAACCACACTGATTAAACAGCTTGGGCGTTTCATCTTAAGAGGTGCCCCAATACTGATTAGACTGTTAACCATTGTCGGCACCATTGCGATGTTTTTGGTTGGCGGTGGTATTTTTGTGCATGGTTTACCCGCTTTACACCACGTCGCGGATATAGCGGTCTCTGGTGACATAGCTCAACTGCCGCTTATGACAAGCTTGATCAATACAGGAATCAGCTTTTCCGTTGGCTTCATTCTCGGCTGTGCTGCGGTGGGCGTGGCGTCTCTTTTCGAAAAAATGAAAGGCAATAGACAGAAGTAA
- a CDS encoding IclR family transcriptional regulator yields the protein METKTSGSSLSKALNMLNHVCTSPVPLRFAELVELSELPKATAHRQLNTLLEHGLVRFDEHKQAYYPGYGLLALAHRTWANLDIRDVAATPMRDLWSSTQETIHLAVLDGADVIYIDKLESPKSLRLYSAVGKKGPVYCTGVGKAILAFLPQEKQQPIIEAQSFFRHTEHTLDTAEALKADLELIRETGISLDLEEHELGIKCVAAPIFNSRHEAVAAISVTAPAFRTADDVYEEMKIQVKQAAETISKRLGDCE from the coding sequence ATGGAAACCAAAACCTCGGGGTCATCCCTTAGCAAAGCGTTAAATATGCTGAATCACGTTTGCACCTCTCCTGTGCCATTACGTTTTGCGGAGCTAGTTGAGCTGTCTGAACTGCCTAAAGCCACCGCTCATCGACAACTCAACACCTTACTGGAACATGGCTTAGTTCGCTTTGATGAACACAAACAAGCCTATTATCCAGGTTATGGTTTACTCGCTCTTGCTCACCGCACTTGGGCCAATTTAGACATCCGTGATGTGGCCGCGACGCCAATGCGAGATTTATGGTCAAGCACCCAGGAAACCATTCACCTTGCTGTTTTAGATGGCGCCGACGTTATTTATATCGACAAGCTAGAAAGTCCAAAAAGCCTGCGTTTGTATTCCGCCGTTGGCAAAAAAGGTCCCGTTTATTGCACTGGTGTGGGCAAAGCCATACTGGCCTTTCTACCGCAAGAAAAGCAGCAGCCCATTATCGAAGCGCAATCATTTTTTCGCCATACCGAACATACATTAGACACAGCCGAAGCGCTCAAAGCCGACCTTGAGCTTATTCGAGAAACGGGCATTTCGCTCGATTTAGAAGAACATGAACTGGGTATAAAATGTGTCGCGGCACCCATCTTTAACTCACGACATGAAGCCGTGGCCGCCATCAGCGTTACAGCCCCTGCTTTTCGTACTGCCGACGACGTTTATGAAGAGATGAAAATACAAGTCAAACAAGCCGCAGAGACAATATCCAAGCGATTAGGCGACTGCGAATAA
- a CDS encoding glycerophosphoryl diester phosphodiesterase encodes MENDSVATGYIVKDKVLDTKVMGHRGAALLAPENTLASIRAAAEVGATWVEIDVYLIAEGGLVIFHDDTLDRCTNGAGLTRDAHPIEVAQLDAGSWFSEAFAGEKVPTLLDALECIQSLNLGLNLEIKHDGVDVENIVPAVMAMLRDHWQDNNMLMISSFNFAALELCYEIDPQRHLAPLYEDIPDNWQEQLAAIKAYSLNCDYSRLSESQARAVKAAGYKLLCYTANDPEKVAAHWDWGMDAVITDDPTKFAFLSA; translated from the coding sequence ATGGAAAACGACAGCGTGGCAACCGGTTATATCGTGAAAGACAAAGTCCTTGATACCAAGGTAATGGGGCATCGTGGTGCGGCATTGTTAGCGCCTGAAAATACACTCGCTTCTATCCGTGCCGCTGCCGAAGTGGGGGCGACCTGGGTTGAAATTGATGTGTATTTAATTGCCGAAGGCGGGTTGGTCATTTTTCATGATGACACGCTGGACCGCTGTACTAATGGGGCGGGGCTGACTCGTGACGCTCATCCTATCGAGGTTGCGCAACTGGACGCTGGCTCTTGGTTCTCAGAGGCGTTCGCGGGAGAAAAAGTCCCCACTTTGTTGGACGCACTGGAATGTATTCAATCGTTAAACTTGGGGTTGAACCTTGAGATTAAACACGACGGTGTGGATGTGGAAAACATTGTTCCTGCGGTCATGGCAATGCTGCGCGACCACTGGCAAGACAATAATATGCTCATGATTTCCAGTTTCAATTTCGCTGCGTTAGAGCTGTGTTATGAGATAGATCCACAACGCCATCTTGCGCCTTTGTATGAAGATATTCCAGATAATTGGCAAGAGCAGCTTGCTGCTATTAAAGCGTACAGTTTGAATTGTGATTACTCACGCTTGAGCGAAAGCCAAGCGCGGGCGGTAAAAGCCGCAGGTTACAAGTTGTTATGTTATACCGCTAATGATCCTGAAAAAGTGGCTGCGCATTGGGACTGGGGAATGGATGCCGTGATTACCGACGACCCAACCAAGTTTGCTTTTTTATCGGCTTAG
- a CDS encoding GAK system CofD-like protein, whose amino-acid sequence MTSSMRIWRRMIMPDLVRVHRYQSLPEQGPKVLFFSGGSALNKISRVFKEYTHHSVHLVTPFDSGGSSARLRAEFDIPAVGDLRSRLMALADETVMGQPEVYELFTHRLPQQAEALELKEQLQLLVLGEHPLIESIPNPMKALIQTQLAVTQERIHDEFDLRGASIGNLIMAGGYLNNQQQLDPIVFLFSRLVKALGEVKTTLDASLHLGVELDNGDTVLGQHLITGKETDALASPIKRMWLNKGLSKIIPTNCHIADDRKDAIETADLICYPPGSFYSSLLANLLPEGVGRSICQNPNPKVYLPNLGVDPEQLGLSLMEQVKRLVSKVMADTDGTQPFSALDYLLLDDSYNYGELDRELLGRLNVAVIRTPLIGDKPYKYDEHLVARALLSFV is encoded by the coding sequence ATGACAAGCTCTATGCGTATTTGGCGTCGCATGATTATGCCTGATCTCGTCCGTGTTCATCGCTATCAGAGCTTGCCAGAGCAAGGCCCGAAAGTGTTGTTTTTTAGTGGCGGCTCTGCGCTGAATAAAATAAGTCGAGTGTTTAAAGAGTACACACATCACTCTGTACATCTAGTGACGCCTTTTGATTCCGGTGGCAGTTCGGCACGCTTGCGTGCTGAATTTGATATTCCAGCTGTAGGAGACCTGCGTAGTCGCTTGATGGCTTTAGCGGATGAAACCGTGATGGGGCAGCCTGAAGTTTATGAATTGTTTACGCATCGACTTCCTCAACAAGCGGAGGCGTTAGAACTAAAAGAGCAGTTACAGTTATTGGTTTTGGGCGAACATCCGCTTATTGAAAGTATTCCTAATCCCATGAAAGCGTTGATTCAGACCCAACTGGCGGTGACTCAAGAGCGTATTCATGATGAGTTTGATTTGCGCGGCGCTAGTATTGGTAATCTGATTATGGCTGGTGGTTATCTAAATAATCAGCAGCAGCTAGATCCCATTGTGTTTTTATTCTCGCGATTAGTTAAAGCGTTAGGGGAAGTGAAAACCACTTTAGACGCTAGCCTGCATTTAGGTGTAGAGCTTGATAACGGCGATACGGTTCTAGGTCAACATTTGATTACAGGTAAAGAAACCGATGCCTTGGCAAGCCCTATTAAGCGTATGTGGCTTAATAAGGGACTGAGTAAGATCATACCGACCAATTGCCATATTGCAGATGATCGTAAAGACGCCATAGAAACAGCAGATTTAATTTGTTATCCACCTGGTAGTTTTTACAGCAGCTTATTGGCCAATCTTTTACCAGAGGGAGTTGGGCGGTCAATTTGTCAAAACCCTAATCCTAAAGTGTATTTACCAAACTTAGGGGTTGACCCTGAGCAACTAGGTTTATCGTTAATGGAGCAAGTAAAACGTTTAGTTTCTAAAGTAATGGCCGATACTGATGGTACTCAACCATTTTCAGCGTTAGATTATTTGTTGCTCGATGATTCATACAATTATGGTGAGCTGGACCGCGAGCTTTTGGGGCGTTTAA
- a CDS encoding HAD-IIB family hydrolase: MSISALPLSALKHTDCQGVRFILTDFDDTLTWEGRLPVETLQALVQLEADGIKVIPVTGGCAGWSDMMARTLPVDGVITEGGACFIRRMADRHLTYSFWRDESEMRAEQARILTQVNPVLIQFPRLRLARDQAYRLTDVAIDYAQDVKPAAVADKDACLAALSKMGLNAKASSIHINVCSEGYDKFSMAQRVLSEVYGLSEAQQQKQVLYVGDAPNDESMFARFPLSVGVANIAQHLQNMQHRPRYQTMQPGGLGFAELTGVILSSRQS; encoded by the coding sequence ATGTCGATTTCTGCTTTACCTCTTTCTGCTTTGAAACACACTGATTGCCAAGGTGTGCGTTTTATTTTGACGGACTTCGATGACACGCTGACATGGGAAGGGCGATTACCGGTAGAAACATTACAGGCTCTAGTGCAACTGGAGGCCGATGGGATCAAGGTGATTCCGGTCACTGGCGGCTGTGCAGGCTGGTCAGACATGATGGCCAGAACACTGCCCGTGGATGGCGTGATCACCGAAGGAGGAGCCTGCTTTATTCGCAGAATGGCAGATCGTCATCTGACGTATTCTTTTTGGCGAGATGAATCGGAAATGCGTGCAGAACAGGCGAGAATATTGACTCAGGTTAATCCAGTATTAATACAATTCCCGCGTTTACGTTTAGCGAGAGATCAGGCTTATCGTCTAACGGATGTCGCGATAGATTATGCACAAGATGTAAAACCGGCAGCGGTTGCGGATAAAGACGCTTGTTTGGCGGCTCTGAGTAAAATGGGGCTGAATGCCAAAGCGAGTTCGATACACATTAATGTGTGTTCTGAAGGTTACGATAAGTTTTCCATGGCCCAGCGTGTGTTAAGTGAGGTGTATGGATTGAGTGAGGCGCAGCAACAAAAGCAAGTGTTGTATGTTGGTGATGCGCCTAATGATGAGAGTATGTTTGCACGTTTTCCATTGAGTGTCGGTGTGGCGAATATCGCTCAGCATTTGCAAAATATGCAGCACCGCCCTAGATATCAGACGATGCAGCCGGGTGGTTTGGGTTTTGCTGAGCTGACTGGGGTGATTCTTTCCTCAAGACAATCGTAG
- a CDS encoding sn-glycerol-3-phosphate import ATP-binding protein UgpC, with protein sequence MTDVILEKVGKTYPNGYQAIPSVDLSIEEGEFIVLVGPSGCGKSTLLRMVAGLESISTGELRIRGERMNDKEPAERDIAMVFQNYALYPHMSVYDNMAYGLKNRGMPKDQIAEKVSDVAQMLGLTELLQRKPRQLSGGQRQRVAMGRAMVRDPKVFLFDEPLSNLDAKLRVQMRVEIRQLQRKLGTTTLYVTHDQVEAMTLADRLVVLNKGKAEQIGTPMDLYNKPATPFVAAFIGSPSMNLINANLTEQGVKISETLTLPHTHQHRGAIVWGIRPEHLEVCEEQNADFALRIQAVESLGAETLIHGKIETESGQGEPLVVRLSGPHLPDVNSLMWLTAPVSQWHLFDANTQQRL encoded by the coding sequence ATGACGGACGTAATTTTAGAAAAAGTAGGTAAGACTTACCCAAACGGTTATCAAGCCATTCCCAGCGTGGATTTATCCATTGAAGAGGGCGAATTTATTGTTCTAGTTGGGCCGTCTGGTTGTGGTAAATCGACTTTGTTGCGCATGGTTGCAGGGCTGGAAAGCATCTCCACTGGTGAGCTACGCATTCGTGGTGAGCGTATGAATGATAAAGAGCCTGCCGAGCGTGATATTGCTATGGTGTTTCAGAATTATGCCTTGTATCCGCATATGTCTGTGTACGACAACATGGCTTATGGCTTGAAAAATCGCGGTATGCCAAAGGACCAGATTGCAGAGAAAGTCAGTGATGTAGCGCAAATGCTGGGCTTAACTGAACTGCTACAGCGTAAGCCGCGGCAGTTATCCGGCGGGCAGCGTCAGCGAGTTGCCATGGGACGTGCTATGGTGCGTGACCCCAAGGTATTTTTGTTTGATGAACCTTTGTCGAATTTAGACGCAAAATTGCGTGTGCAGATGCGTGTTGAGATTCGTCAGTTACAGCGCAAGTTAGGCACGACGACCTTGTATGTTACCCATGATCAGGTGGAAGCCATGACGTTGGCGGATCGTTTGGTGGTATTGAATAAAGGTAAGGCCGAGCAAATCGGTACGCCAATGGATTTATACAATAAACCTGCTACGCCATTTGTGGCGGCGTTTATTGGTTCTCCATCAATGAACTTGATCAATGCCAATCTGACGGAGCAGGGCGTTAAGATCTCTGAGACACTGACTTTGCCTCACACTCATCAGCATCGAGGTGCTATTGTCTGGGGGATTCGTCCAGAGCATTTAGAAGTGTGTGAAGAGCAAAATGCCGATTTCGCTTTGCGTATTCAAGCGGTAGAATCCCTAGGAGCAGAGACGCTCATTCACGGTAAAATAGAGACGGAGTCTGGCCAAGGTGAGCCTTTGGTGGTGCGTTTGTCAGGCCCTCATTTACCCGATGTGAATAGCCTTATGTGGTTAACGGCACCTGTGTCTCAGTGGCATTTATTTGACGCAAATACTCAACAACGATTGTGA
- a CDS encoding DeoR/GlpR family DNA-binding transcription regulator, protein MGLNERQNQILNWVQQEDVLLVEDMVARFNVSSQTIRKDINQLAERHLVRRTHGGIAPVSSTENLPFDHRQFLNSDAKEAIAAKVAQTIPSGASVFLGIGTTVEYVAKALVFHRDLQVFTNNLTVATILGNYPEVRVRVLAGKLRHQHHDLVGEDTLSGLRQYYFDYGVLGCGGMDEKQGILDFDPEEAAVSRVLIEQSRYSLLVADQHKWGRKAMARVQPFPTIDWLFTDSLSASQTQLLASHGVQIQLCS, encoded by the coding sequence GTGGGTTTGAATGAGCGACAAAACCAGATACTAAACTGGGTACAACAAGAAGACGTGTTATTGGTGGAAGACATGGTGGCGCGTTTTAATGTGTCATCACAAACCATTCGTAAAGACATTAATCAGTTGGCCGAGCGACACCTTGTTCGTCGTACTCATGGAGGAATTGCTCCCGTTTCCAGTACGGAAAATTTGCCTTTTGACCATCGTCAGTTTTTAAACAGCGATGCCAAGGAGGCAATTGCGGCTAAGGTTGCTCAAACTATTCCAAGTGGTGCCTCCGTGTTTTTAGGTATTGGTACCACAGTGGAGTATGTTGCCAAAGCACTGGTGTTTCATCGTGATTTACAGGTGTTCACTAACAATCTAACCGTGGCGACCATTTTAGGTAATTATCCAGAGGTACGCGTACGTGTGTTGGCTGGAAAATTGCGTCATCAACATCATGACTTAGTGGGTGAAGACACTTTATCAGGGTTGCGCCAGTATTATTTTGATTATGGTGTTTTAGGTTGTGGTGGCATGGATGAAAAGCAGGGTATATTGGATTTTGACCCTGAAGAAGCGGCGGTGAGTCGTGTTTTGATCGAACAAAGTCGCTACAGCTTGCTGGTGGCGGATCAGCATAAATGGGGGCGAAAAGCCATGGCACGAGTGCAGCCTTTTCCTACGATAGATTGGCTATTTACCGATAGTCTAAGCGCGTCGCAAACACAGCTGCTTGCTTCTCATGGTGTTCAAATTCAACTCTGTTCTTAG